ACCGCATGTCTTCCCCGGCATCGACGTCTCCGGCACGCCAGCGATCATGCACACCCGGGGCAACGCCGACGGTCACCTGGTGTTGCGCGGTGGTGGCGGCCGGCCGAACTACGACGCGGCCTCGGTGGCGGGCGCGCTGGACCTGCTGCGCGCGGCGGGCCTGCCGGAACGGCTGGTGGTGGACGCCAGCCACGCCAACAGCGGCAAGGACCACCGCAACCAGCCCGCGGTGGCCGCCGACGTGGCGGGGCAGATCGCTGCCGGGCAGCGGGGCATCGTCGGCATCATGCTGGAGAGCTTCCTCGAAGCTGGCCGCCAGGACCTCGACCCCACCCGCGAGCTGACCTACGGCCAGTCCATCACCGACGCCTGCATCGGCTGGGACACCACCGACGAGGTGCTCACCCACCTCGCCACCGCCGTCCGTGCCCGCCGAACCACCTCCACCCACCCCACCCCCACCCCCGCCCCGGCCTGATCACCGCCGCCCTGCCGCCGCGCCGGTCATGAAGTTACTGCTACGGAAAGCGCCTTCCGGTGGCCATAACTTCATGATCGACGGGGGCGGAGACGGGGAGACGCGGAAGGGAGTGGGCGGGCAGGGAGCCGGGGAGGGGGTGGGAGTTTGGTGGGTGGGGGTGCGGGTAGCTGACGGGGGTGACCGACGACGTACCCGTGACCAGGGCGCCTACGGCACCCACGGCACCCACGACCGAGGCGCGGCTGCCGGACGCCATTCTGGCCGACGTGCCGGTGGTCGACACCGCCGCGATCGATCCACCCAGCACCGACCTGCCGGGTACGGCCGCCGCCGTGCCCGACGAGGTGCAGACCGAGGAGGTGGACACTCGACCGCTTGACGAACTGCTCGACGATCTCTACCACGGTCAGGAGCGGATCAGCCAGGTCGACATCTACCGCCGGGCGGTCGCCGCGGAACTGCCGGCACAGCTGCTCTCCCGGCTGAACGCGCTGCCACAGGGCGAGTACGCGGTGGACGAGCTGACCGATCTGCTGGGTGGCTCGATGAGCTGAGTCAGCGCATGAGCCGATCCGCCACCGCCGTGCGGAAGGTCCGCCCGCCAGCGACGAGAGGAGCGCAATGTCGCAGCCTGAGGAACAGCACCACGAGCCGGTCCCCGCGCTCGGCCAGCCCCCGGAGGGTACGGACACCCTGCCCGAGGCGGACTTCGCCAACGAACACGACCGTACCGCCGTCGACCGGGACATCATCACCGGCGCCGACGAGGACGAACGTGAGCCCGAGTCGCCGCGCGGCTGGTCCGGCATGCAGCGCTGACCGCGGCTCGGGCAGGCAGCGCTGACCGCGGCTCGGGCAGGCAGCTTGCGGAAACGACGATGCCGCCGGCCGGAACAACCCGGGCCGGCGGCATCGCACTGCTGATCAGTCCTTGTCACCCTCCGCGCTCTGCTGGGCCGTCGCGTACGCCATCTGGAGGAAGTCCGACGCGGCGACCGCGGTGAGCGCGGTGGCCACCAGGCGGGTCAGTCTCGGAGCCAGCACCAGGCCGCCGGTGAAGCCGGTGGCCACCCAGACCGCCAGGCAGAACGGGCAGCTGAGCAGCTCGCCGATGGCGTGTCGGGTGGCGCTGCCCGAGTCCCGGACCTGCTCCATCACCTCGCCGCTGCCGATCGGCCGGTCGTAGCGGGTGAACGGCGCACGCAGCGGGCTGGTCACCGCGTCCTTGGACAGCAGTCGGCTGAGCTTGTGGGTGGCGATGGAGAGCAGCACCACGTCGGACGTGGCGGGCCGCTCCGGCACGCTCCGGCCGGTCGCCTTGACCAGGGCGGCGATGGCACCGGCCACCCCGGCGTAGGTGCCCATCGCCACCAGGTAACCGCCGAGCGGGCGGTGCTCGTGCGGGGCGTACGCCTGGCGTAGTCGTGTCACCTTCTGCTTGAGTTCGCTCACCCGGCCTCCTTCGGGTCACATGAACTTCTCAACCGCCCCGGGGAACAGGGGCGGGCTGGGCCGGGTCAGCCGGCCTGGAGGTTGTCGGCCACCTCGCGGGCGAGGTTGGTCAGGGCCTCCTCGGCCAGCCGGTCGGTCCCCTGGTCGTCGCCGACCAGGTCGAGCCGGAGCCGGGCGCCGCCGGCATCGACCGGTTCCACGGTCAGCTCGGCCGACCAGGCTGTGCTCGACGCTTCCCAGCGGGCCCACAACTGCTCGGCGTTTCCGTCGCGGGACGCCGACAGCAACGGCTCGGGCAGCCAGGCCGGGCTCCGCTGCGGGTCGGTCGCCGTGTTGAAGACGACCTCGGGTGGGGCGGAGACGCCCCGTTCCGCGTACGCCATCAGGCGTCCCGCAGCCGGCTCGGGTCGACCTCCCGGCCGGGGTGCCGGGCCAGGTACTCGGTCTCCAGATCGGCGGTGCGCCGCAGGTGGGTGGCGAGCGCCGAGTCGGTTGCGTGCCGCAGCGTGTCCAGCCGGGTGCGGTGCAGGCTCTGCATCTCCCGGATGAGGTCCTCCTCGGGCAACTCGGCCGGGTCGATGCCGGGCAGGTCCGCGTCGAGGGCCGGCGTCGCGACCCGGTCGTCGCTCCACTCGGGGATCCGCTGCTCGGGGCTCACTTCCGTGCCACCGGCGGGGAATCCGTCCTGCTGTCCCGATGCGGTCATCTCGCGCCCCCTCGTGCGTCATGGGCTGGCGTCTGTACGGTTGCCCACGCCGGCTGCGGCCAAACCACCGCCGCCACTACGACACCGCGTCGGAGAGCGGTGCCGGTCCCGGTACCCTCGTGGCATGAAGCGGCTCTGGACCCCGGCGTGGATAGCCCGCCACGTGGCCATGGTCGTGCTTGTGACGTGCTTCCTCGGGCTGGGCTGGTGGCAGGTCAGCCGGGCCGCTGCGGGCAACGCCATCAGTTGGGGCTACGCCGTGGAGTGGCCGATCTTCGCGGGGTTCGTGGTGTTCGTCTGGTGGCGTGAGGTCCGACACGCGCTGCGTGGGGCGTCGGGGACCGGGGAATCCGGCCCGGCCGGTGCTCGGCAGCCGGAGGACGCCGGTGCGACGGCCACCGCGAGCACGCCGGGCACCGCCGGGCCGGCCGCTCGCACCGCGGATTCCGACCGTACGGTCCGGACCCGACCCGCGATCCGCCGGCCGGTACGGGTCACCCGCGCCGTCGTCGACGACGGCGGGGAGGACGCCGACCTGGCTGCCTACAACCGCTACCTGTCATGGTTGAACGCCAATCCGGGCGCGAAGCCCGGTGACTATCCCGGCTGAGCCGGCCCGGAAGGACGGACGAGAAGTGCGTGCTGCCCTCACCCGCTACCGAGTGATCGCCTGGATCGTCGGTGTGGTGCTGATCCTGCTGGTCGTGATCGGCATGCCGCTGAAGTACGGCTTCGACGAGCCGATCGTGGTGGAGACCGTGGGCCAGGCACACGGCTTCCTCTACATGGTCTACCTGGTCGCCGCCTTCGATCTGTCCCGGCGGGCCAACTGGCCGCTCAAGCGCATGATCCTGGTGATGCTTGCCGGCACCGTGCCGTTCCTCTCGTTCTGGGCCGAGCGCCGGGTGAGTTCCCTGGTCATGGCCGAGCAGCGGGAAGGCGAGCAGGCCCCGGAGCCGGTGGCCGGCTGATCACCGCGCCGACCGACCGGACCGGCTCGGTCAACGCTGCGGTCGCCACGGGCGCGTGCTGCGCAGCGGATCGTCCCAGCCGCCGTAGCTGTGCATTTCCCGCGCCCGCCGCACCGCCCGGCTGACCTGGCCGAACTGCTGCTCGTTGTCGCTGCTGAACAGCAGCTCCTCCGCGTCTGCGCGCCGGCCCCACAGCTCGTACGGGGGCGGACGCCACCGGTTGCCGGCTGCGGCGAGCAGCACCGGCACCAGGAACACGGCACCGAGCAGCAGGTACGCCTCGGCGGTGAGCCGTTGCAGTCCGCCGGTGAAGCCGAGCACCAGGCCGGCACCGGTGATCACCGCTGCGGAGATCAGTGCGGCCCGGGTCGCCAGTCGGTCGTGCGGTCCCCGGGTGGTGTGCAGGTGGGTCAGCTCGGCGATCCGCCAACTGGTGCTGCCGACGGTGAACCGGTCGGCCGTGACGATGATCCCGGGTCGGGCGTAGAGCAGCGTCGGCTCCGGGCCAGCGGCGCGTCGGGGTGCGCCGGTGGTGGCGTGCGGAGAGCGCAGCGGTCGGGTGGTCGTGCGGTCAGGATTCACGGTCCCTCCCTTCACGGCTGGTGTAGCCGGGCCGGTCCCCGCCGCCGGCCATTGACAGCAGGCTCGCGGGAATTGCGACCGTGCGATTCATTGTGTGCCGCGTTCGCCACCTGCGCCGTACCGTTTCCGGTGGTCAACGCGTTGGTCCGGGACCAGGTCGGCGGGATCGCGGGCAGCAAGTCCGGGTTGTCGGTTATGGGCAGCACGTTTGCCGACGTCATGCGTCGAGACCGACCATCCGGACAATCCTCCCAGAACGGCCCCATCCCGTCGTAAGTGAATGAGCTTCGTCTCAGGCTCACCATTGGTCCCGTCTTTCCCTGCGCATCACACCTGCCCCGTACTACCTTGGGCGGGTCGGCCCGGTCGGCCGCCGTCCATCCGGACGGCACCGGGTCGGTGCCGTCCGCAGCGCCTCAGCAACCCCGCGACGGCCTGGGAGAGGAGCAACCCGCTCTTGTCGCCCCTGATCCACACGCTGCGCGCCCTGACGGTCGCCGCCTGCACGCTGGCGCTGGTGGCGCCCGCGACGGTGGCCCGGGCCGAGCCTTCGCCCGCCGAGCTGACCCGGCGGATCGAGAAGTCCTCCGCCGAGTTGGAACGGGTGGTGGAGGCCCACAACGAGCTACGCGAAAAGATCAAGGACAACCGGGCTGCCGTCAGCCGGCTGCGCAAGCAGATCGGCCCGCTGGAGCAGCAGGCCGCGCAGAGCCGCGCGGATGTGGGCGAGATGGCCGCCACCGCGTACAAGACCGGCAACCTCGGCGCCGTGGACGCACTCATGCACGCCGACGACCCGGCGTCGGTGCTCGACCGGCTCGGCACGCTTGACCACCTGACCCGACAGCGCCAGGCGAGCATCGCCAGCTACACCGCTGACCAGCAGCAACTGCTCGACCAGAAGACCCGGCTCGACGTGACGCTCAGCCAGCAGGCGGCGCGGTCCAAGGAACTGAGCACCACGAAGCAACGGATCGAGCGCGACCTGGCCAAGCTCTATGAAATGCGGCGGCAGGCGTACGGCCGGGCCACCGAACGTCCGGCCAGCCGCGCGAACAGCGCCGATGACGCACCCGCGGTCTCCGGCCAGGCAGGTGCCGCCGTGCGGTACGCCTACGGGGCGCTGGGCAAGCCGTACGCCTGGGGTCAGGACGGGCCGAACGGCTACGACTGTTCCGGGCTGACCTCGGCGGCCTGGCGGGCGGCGGGCAAGCAACTGCCGCACAACACCAAGATGCAGTGGGGCGTGGTGTCGCACATCAGCCGCAGCCAGCTACGCCCCGGTGACCTCGTCTTCTATCGCAGTCTCGGGCACGTGGCGATCTACGTCGGCGACGGGCAGGTGATCCACGCGCCGACCTTCGGTCGCAACGTGGAGAAGCGGAGCGTGG
This DNA window, taken from Micromonospora sp. FIMYZ51, encodes the following:
- a CDS encoding DUF1360 domain-containing protein encodes the protein MSELKQKVTRLRQAYAPHEHRPLGGYLVAMGTYAGVAGAIAALVKATGRSVPERPATSDVVLLSIATHKLSRLLSKDAVTSPLRAPFTRYDRPIGSGEVMEQVRDSGSATRHAIGELLSCPFCLAVWVATGFTGGLVLAPRLTRLVATALTAVAASDFLQMAYATAQQSAEGDKD
- a CDS encoding DUF6158 family protein, giving the protein MTASGQQDGFPAGGTEVSPEQRIPEWSDDRVATPALDADLPGIDPAELPEEDLIREMQSLHRTRLDTLRHATDSALATHLRRTADLETEYLARHPGREVDPSRLRDA
- a CDS encoding DUF3817 domain-containing protein, which codes for MRAALTRYRVIAWIVGVVLILLVVIGMPLKYGFDEPIVVETVGQAHGFLYMVYLVAAFDLSRRANWPLKRMILVMLAGTVPFLSFWAERRVSSLVMAEQREGEQAPEPVAG
- a CDS encoding DUF6232 family protein; the protein is MNPDRTTTRPLRSPHATTGAPRRAAGPEPTLLYARPGIIVTADRFTVGSTSWRIAELTHLHTTRGPHDRLATRAALISAAVITGAGLVLGFTGGLQRLTAEAYLLLGAVFLVPVLLAAAGNRWRPPPYELWGRRADAEELLFSSDNEQQFGQVSRAVRRAREMHSYGGWDDPLRSTRPWRPQR
- a CDS encoding NlpC/P60 family protein — protein: MSPLIHTLRALTVAACTLALVAPATVARAEPSPAELTRRIEKSSAELERVVEAHNELREKIKDNRAAVSRLRKQIGPLEQQAAQSRADVGEMAATAYKTGNLGAVDALMHADDPASVLDRLGTLDHLTRQRQASIASYTADQQQLLDQKTRLDVTLSQQAARSKELSTTKQRIERDLAKLYEMRRQAYGRATERPASRANSADDAPAVSGQAGAAVRYAYGALGKPYAWGQDGPNGYDCSGLTSAAWRAAGKQLPHNTKMQWGVVSHISRSQLRPGDLVFYRSLGHVAIYVGDGQVIHAPTFGRNVEKRSVDLMPPYGYGRVR